One stretch of Danio rerio strain Tuebingen ecotype United States chromosome 6, GRCz12tu, whole genome shotgun sequence DNA includes these proteins:
- the slc4a8 gene encoding electroneutral sodium bicarbonate exchanger 1 isoform X2, whose protein sequence is MPAENSDQESMLSYQRPGEEAVVDHGGTSSVLNIHYEKEELEGHRTLFVGVRMPMDRPSHRHHRPHSSRHRRRSDRMRAGGSAQDDDNSESTPGAHDTPSQRVRFILGTEEDEEHVAHELFTELDEICVKEGKDAEWKETARWLKFEEDVEDGGERWSKPYVATLSLHSLFELRSCIINGTVLLDMKAGSIEEIADLVLEKQETPHELDDSVRMKVREALLKRHHHQNDKKRNNLLPMVKTLTEANRRHSETHFMDKTGLATSPQPPTTSTDIKNGATSEIGQMDLSKVDTHFMKKIPTGAEASNVLVGELDFLERSIVAFVRLSPAVLLTGLTEVPIPTRFLFILLGPDGKAQQYHEIGRSMATIMTDEIFHDVAYKAKDRTDLLAGIDEFLDQVTVLPPGEWDPSIRIEPPKCVPSQEKRKMPGVPNGTAVTVEEELHAEHHGPELQRTGRLFGGLILDLKRKAPYYLSDFKDGLTLQCVASFLFLYCACMSPVITFGGLLGEATEGQISAIESLLGASMTGVAYSLFAGQPLTILGSTGPVLVFEKILFKFCKDYDLSYLSLRTCIGLWTAFLCLLLVATDASSLVCYITRFTEEAFAALICLIFIYEALEKLFYLGELYPINRHSDLDKLTLAYCRCAEPDNPSNKTLEVWNQRNITASAVPWTNLTVTECLDLQGQFIGPSCGHHGPYTPDVLFWSSILFFGTFLMSSFLKQFKASRYFPTRVRSMISDFAVFLTIVFMVLIDYIIGVPSQKLQVPSKFKPTRDDRGWVMNPIGRNPWWTVLAALIPALLCTILIFMDQQITAVIINRKEHKLVKGCGYHLDLLMVGVMLAVCSMLGLPWFVAATVLSISHVNSLKLESESSAPGEQPRFLGIQEQRLTGLFIFLLMGCSVFMTGLLQFIPMPVLYGVFLYMGVSSLKGIQLFDRLKLFGMPAKHQPDFIYLRHVPLRKVHLFTLTQLTCLVLLWVIKHSPAAIVFPMMVLALVFIRKLLDFCFSKRELSYLDDLMPENRKKKLDDDSKKAEEQESQEMLVDESGESDNKDTVQIPMESKPLHSPRTPDPRTDPSDINISDEMSKTTVWKSLNSNNMDTQRASTHKKEVP, encoded by the exons AGGCCTGGTGAGGAAGCAGTGGTGGACCATGGAGGCACTAGCTCAGTTCTGAATATCCATTATGAGAAAGAAGAGCTCGAGG GTCACAGGACTCTTTTTGTGGGTGTGCGGATGCCCATGGACAGACCGTCTCACCGTCATCACCGGCCGCACAGTTCCAGACACCGCCGCAGATCTGACAGGATGAGGGCTGGAGGCTCAGCTCAGGACGACGACAACTCAGAAAGTACCCCAGGGGCACACG ATACTCCATCCCAGAGGGTTCGGTTTATTCTGGGCACTGAGGAGGACGAGGAGCATGTGGCACATGAACTCTTCACAGAGCTTGATGAAATCTGTGTTAAAGAGGGCAAAGATGCAGAGTGGAAAGAAACTGCAAG GTGGCTAAAGTTCGAAGAAGATGTGGAGGATGGAGGAGAGAGGTGGAGTAAGCCGTATGTAGCCACTCTCTCTCTCCACAGTCTGTTTGAACTGCGCAGCTGCATCATTAATGGGACCGTCCTGCTGGACATGAAGGCAGGCAGCATTGAGGAAATAGCAG ATTTGGTGCTTGAAAAACAGGAGACGCCTCATGAACTGGATGACAGTGTGAGAATGAAGGTCCGAGAGGCACTTTTGAAGCGGCATCACCACCAGAATGACAAGAAGAGGAACAACTTGTTGCCTATGGTCAAAACCCTCACAGAAGCCAACAGGAGACATAGTGAAACTCACTTTATGGACAAGACAG GTCTTGCAACATCTCCTCAGCCTCCAACAACAAGCACAGATATAAAGAACGGAGCAACGTCAGAGATTGGCCAGATGGATCTCAGCAAG GTGGACACACATTTCATGAAAAAGATTCCTACTGGAGCAGAAGCTTCCAATGTGCTGGTTGGAGAGCTGGACTTTTTAGAGAGATCCATCGTTGCATTTGTTCGCTTGTCTCCAGCTGTACTGCTGACTGGACTCACTGAAGTTCCCATTCCCACAAG ATTCTTGTTCATTTTGCTTGGTCCTGATGGAAAAGCCCAGCAGTACCATGAAATTGGTCGCTCCATGGCCACCATCATGACAGATGAG ATTTTCCATGATGTTGCATATAAGGCTAAGGACAGGACGGATTTGTTAGCTGGTATAGATGAGTTTCTTGATCAAGTGACAGTTCTGCCCCCAGGGGAATGGGACCCGTCCATACGCATAGAACCTCCTAAATGTGTCCCATCACAG GAGAAGAGAAAAATGCCGGGAGTGCCGAATGGTACAGCTGTTACTGTTGAGGAAGAGCTACACGCAGAACACCATGGGCCGGAACTGCAGAGAAcaggaag GCTGTTTGGAGGATTGATTTTGGATTTAAAGAGGAAAGCTCCATATTATCTGAGTGACTTTAAAGACGGCCTGACTCTGCAGTGTGTAGCTTCTTTTCTTTTCCTGTACTGTGCCTGTATGTCACCTGTAATCACATTTGGAGGACTTCTGGGAGAGGCAACAGAAGGACAAATT agtgctATTGAGTCTCTTTTAGGAGCATCTATGACTGGAGTAGCATACTCTCTGTTTGCTGGACAGCCATTAACTATTCTGGGCAGCACTGGACCCGTCCTGGTCTTCGAAAAGATTCTCTTCAAGTTCTGCAA AGACTACGATCTCTCATACCTTTCCCTGCGCACATGTATAGGCCTTTGGACGGCTTTCCTGTGTCTGCTTCTTGTTGCAACGGATGCCAGCTCTTTAGTCTGTTACATCACACGTTTTACAGAGGAAGCTTTTGCTGCGCTCATTTGTCTTATCTTCATTTATGAAGCACTGGAGAAACTTTTCTATCTTGGAGAATTGTACCCGATCAACAGGCATTCCGATCTGGACAAACTCACCCTGGCCTA CTGTAGGTGTGCAGAGCCTGATAATCCCAGTAATAAAACACTGGAAGTGTGGAATCAGAGGAACATCACGGCCTCTGCAGTGCCATGGACCAACCTTACTGTAACG gaGTGTTTAGATCTCCAGGGTCAGTTTATTGGACCTTCGTGTGGACATCACGGTCCCTATACCCCTGATGTGCTCTTCTGGTCATCCATCTTGTTCTTTGGTACCTTTTTAATGTCTAGCTTCCTGAAACAGTTTAAGGCTAGCAGATACTTTCCAACACGG GTGCGGTCAATGATCAGTGATTTTGCGGTGTTCCTCACCATTGTTTTCATGGTCCTGATTGATTATATCATTGGAGTTCCATCCCAAAAATTACAAGTCCCCAGCAAGTTCAAG CCTACACGTGATGATCGTGGTTGGGTGATGAACCCAATTGGGCGCAACCCATGGTGGACAGTACTGGCTGCCTTAATACCAGCTCTCCTCTGCACCATTCTCATCTTCATGGACCAACAGATCACTGCAGTCATTATAAACCGCAAAGAGCACAAACTGGTG AAAGGCTGTGGGTACCATTTGGATCTGCTGATGGTCGGGGTGATGTTGGCTGTATGTTCTATGTTGGGATTGCCCTGGTTTGTAGCAGCGACCGTCCTGTCAATATCCCACGTCAACAGCCTGAAGCTGGAGTCTGAAAGCTCAGCCCCTGGAGAACAGCCTCGTTTCCTGGGTATTCAAGAACAGAGGCTGACTGGATTGTTTATCTTTCTGCTCATGGGCTGCTCTGTGTTCATGACTGGATTGTTACAG TTCATTCCCATGCCGGTTCTCTATGGTGTTTTTCTTTATATGGGCGTCTCATCTCTGAAAGGCATTCAG TTGTTTGACCGTCTGAAGCTGTTTGGCATGCCAGCGAAGCATCAGCCAGACTTTATTTATCTCCGCCATGTTCCTCTGAGGAAGGTTCACTTGTTCACTCTGACCCAACTTACCTGCCTTGTGCTGCTCTGGGTCATTAAACATTCCCCTGCCGCAATCGTGTTTCCTATGATG GTCCTGGCATTAGTGTTCATCCGCAAGCTGCTGGACTTCTGTTTTTCCAAACGGGAGCTTAGTTACCTTGATGATCTGATGCCTGAGAATAGAAAGAAGAAGCTGGATGATGATTCCAAGAAAGCAGAGGAG CAGGAATCACAGGAGATGCTGGTGGATGAATCTGGGGAATCGGACAACAAAGACACAGTGCAGATCCCAATGGAGAGCAAACCTCTACACTCTCCTCGAACCCCAGACCCAAG GACTGATCCCTCTGACATTAACATATCTgatgaaatgtctaaaactacTGTCTGGAAATCCCTCAATTCCAATAACATGGACACACAACGCGCAAGCACACATAAAAAG GAGGTACCGTGA
- the slc4a8 gene encoding electroneutral sodium bicarbonate exchanger 1 isoform X3 — translation MPAENSDQESMLSYQRPGEEAVVDHGGTSSVLNIHYEKEELEGHRTLFVGVRMPMDRPSHRHHRPHSSRHRRRSDRMRAGGSAQDDDNSESTPGAHDTPSQRVRFILGTEEDEEHVAHELFTELDEICVKEGKDAEWKETARWLKFEEDVEDGGERWSKPYVATLSLHSLFELRSCIINGTVLLDMKAGSIEEIADLVLEKQETPHELDDSVRMKVREALLKRHHHQNDKKRNNLLPMVKTLTEANRRHSETHFMDKTGLATSPQPPTTSTDIKNGATSEIGQMDLSKVDTHFMKKIPTGAEASNVLVGELDFLERSIVAFVRLSPAVLLTGLTEVPIPTRFLFILLGPDGKAQQYHEIGRSMATIMTDEIFHDVAYKAKDRTDLLAGIDEFLDQVTVLPPGEWDPSIRIEPPKCVPSQEKRKMPGVPNGTAVTVEEELHAEHHGPELQRTGRLFGGLILDLKRKAPYYLSDFKDGLTLQCVASFLFLYCACMSPVITFGGLLGEATEGQISAIESLLGASMTGVAYSLFAGQPLTILGSTGPVLVFEKILFKFCKDYDLSYLSLRTCIGLWTAFLCLLLVATDASSLVCYITRFTEEAFAALICLIFIYEALEKLFYLGELYPINRHSDLDKLTLAYCRCAEPDNPSNKTLEVWNQRNITASAVPWTNLTVTECLDLQGQFIGPSCGHHGPYTPDVLFWSSILFFGTFLMSSFLKQFKASRYFPTRVRSMISDFAVFLTIVFMVLIDYIIGVPSQKLQVPSKFKPTRDDRGWVMNPIGRNPWWTVLAALIPALLCTILIFMDQQITAVIINRKEHKLVKGCGYHLDLLMVGVMLAVCSMLGLPWFVAATVLSISHVNSLKLESESSAPGEQPRFLGIQEQRLTGLFIFLLMGCSVFMTGLLQFIPMPVLYGVFLYMGVSSLKGIQLFDRLKLFGMPAKHQPDFIYLRHVPLRKVHLFTLTQLTCLVLLWVIKHSPAAIVFPMMVLALVFIRKLLDFCFSKRELSYLDDLMPENRKKKLDDDSKKAEEQESQEMLVDESGESDNKDTVQIPMESKPLHSPRTPDPRRYREVSLQKEEITFLATVV, via the exons AGGCCTGGTGAGGAAGCAGTGGTGGACCATGGAGGCACTAGCTCAGTTCTGAATATCCATTATGAGAAAGAAGAGCTCGAGG GTCACAGGACTCTTTTTGTGGGTGTGCGGATGCCCATGGACAGACCGTCTCACCGTCATCACCGGCCGCACAGTTCCAGACACCGCCGCAGATCTGACAGGATGAGGGCTGGAGGCTCAGCTCAGGACGACGACAACTCAGAAAGTACCCCAGGGGCACACG ATACTCCATCCCAGAGGGTTCGGTTTATTCTGGGCACTGAGGAGGACGAGGAGCATGTGGCACATGAACTCTTCACAGAGCTTGATGAAATCTGTGTTAAAGAGGGCAAAGATGCAGAGTGGAAAGAAACTGCAAG GTGGCTAAAGTTCGAAGAAGATGTGGAGGATGGAGGAGAGAGGTGGAGTAAGCCGTATGTAGCCACTCTCTCTCTCCACAGTCTGTTTGAACTGCGCAGCTGCATCATTAATGGGACCGTCCTGCTGGACATGAAGGCAGGCAGCATTGAGGAAATAGCAG ATTTGGTGCTTGAAAAACAGGAGACGCCTCATGAACTGGATGACAGTGTGAGAATGAAGGTCCGAGAGGCACTTTTGAAGCGGCATCACCACCAGAATGACAAGAAGAGGAACAACTTGTTGCCTATGGTCAAAACCCTCACAGAAGCCAACAGGAGACATAGTGAAACTCACTTTATGGACAAGACAG GTCTTGCAACATCTCCTCAGCCTCCAACAACAAGCACAGATATAAAGAACGGAGCAACGTCAGAGATTGGCCAGATGGATCTCAGCAAG GTGGACACACATTTCATGAAAAAGATTCCTACTGGAGCAGAAGCTTCCAATGTGCTGGTTGGAGAGCTGGACTTTTTAGAGAGATCCATCGTTGCATTTGTTCGCTTGTCTCCAGCTGTACTGCTGACTGGACTCACTGAAGTTCCCATTCCCACAAG ATTCTTGTTCATTTTGCTTGGTCCTGATGGAAAAGCCCAGCAGTACCATGAAATTGGTCGCTCCATGGCCACCATCATGACAGATGAG ATTTTCCATGATGTTGCATATAAGGCTAAGGACAGGACGGATTTGTTAGCTGGTATAGATGAGTTTCTTGATCAAGTGACAGTTCTGCCCCCAGGGGAATGGGACCCGTCCATACGCATAGAACCTCCTAAATGTGTCCCATCACAG GAGAAGAGAAAAATGCCGGGAGTGCCGAATGGTACAGCTGTTACTGTTGAGGAAGAGCTACACGCAGAACACCATGGGCCGGAACTGCAGAGAAcaggaag GCTGTTTGGAGGATTGATTTTGGATTTAAAGAGGAAAGCTCCATATTATCTGAGTGACTTTAAAGACGGCCTGACTCTGCAGTGTGTAGCTTCTTTTCTTTTCCTGTACTGTGCCTGTATGTCACCTGTAATCACATTTGGAGGACTTCTGGGAGAGGCAACAGAAGGACAAATT agtgctATTGAGTCTCTTTTAGGAGCATCTATGACTGGAGTAGCATACTCTCTGTTTGCTGGACAGCCATTAACTATTCTGGGCAGCACTGGACCCGTCCTGGTCTTCGAAAAGATTCTCTTCAAGTTCTGCAA AGACTACGATCTCTCATACCTTTCCCTGCGCACATGTATAGGCCTTTGGACGGCTTTCCTGTGTCTGCTTCTTGTTGCAACGGATGCCAGCTCTTTAGTCTGTTACATCACACGTTTTACAGAGGAAGCTTTTGCTGCGCTCATTTGTCTTATCTTCATTTATGAAGCACTGGAGAAACTTTTCTATCTTGGAGAATTGTACCCGATCAACAGGCATTCCGATCTGGACAAACTCACCCTGGCCTA CTGTAGGTGTGCAGAGCCTGATAATCCCAGTAATAAAACACTGGAAGTGTGGAATCAGAGGAACATCACGGCCTCTGCAGTGCCATGGACCAACCTTACTGTAACG gaGTGTTTAGATCTCCAGGGTCAGTTTATTGGACCTTCGTGTGGACATCACGGTCCCTATACCCCTGATGTGCTCTTCTGGTCATCCATCTTGTTCTTTGGTACCTTTTTAATGTCTAGCTTCCTGAAACAGTTTAAGGCTAGCAGATACTTTCCAACACGG GTGCGGTCAATGATCAGTGATTTTGCGGTGTTCCTCACCATTGTTTTCATGGTCCTGATTGATTATATCATTGGAGTTCCATCCCAAAAATTACAAGTCCCCAGCAAGTTCAAG CCTACACGTGATGATCGTGGTTGGGTGATGAACCCAATTGGGCGCAACCCATGGTGGACAGTACTGGCTGCCTTAATACCAGCTCTCCTCTGCACCATTCTCATCTTCATGGACCAACAGATCACTGCAGTCATTATAAACCGCAAAGAGCACAAACTGGTG AAAGGCTGTGGGTACCATTTGGATCTGCTGATGGTCGGGGTGATGTTGGCTGTATGTTCTATGTTGGGATTGCCCTGGTTTGTAGCAGCGACCGTCCTGTCAATATCCCACGTCAACAGCCTGAAGCTGGAGTCTGAAAGCTCAGCCCCTGGAGAACAGCCTCGTTTCCTGGGTATTCAAGAACAGAGGCTGACTGGATTGTTTATCTTTCTGCTCATGGGCTGCTCTGTGTTCATGACTGGATTGTTACAG TTCATTCCCATGCCGGTTCTCTATGGTGTTTTTCTTTATATGGGCGTCTCATCTCTGAAAGGCATTCAG TTGTTTGACCGTCTGAAGCTGTTTGGCATGCCAGCGAAGCATCAGCCAGACTTTATTTATCTCCGCCATGTTCCTCTGAGGAAGGTTCACTTGTTCACTCTGACCCAACTTACCTGCCTTGTGCTGCTCTGGGTCATTAAACATTCCCCTGCCGCAATCGTGTTTCCTATGATG GTCCTGGCATTAGTGTTCATCCGCAAGCTGCTGGACTTCTGTTTTTCCAAACGGGAGCTTAGTTACCTTGATGATCTGATGCCTGAGAATAGAAAGAAGAAGCTGGATGATGATTCCAAGAAAGCAGAGGAG CAGGAATCACAGGAGATGCTGGTGGATGAATCTGGGGAATCGGACAACAAAGACACAGTGCAGATCCCAATGGAGAGCAAACCTCTACACTCTCCTCGAACCCCAGACCCAAG GAGGTACCGTGAAGTATCCCTGCAGAAAGAAGAAATTACCTTCTTAGCGACGGTCGTTTGA
- the slc4a8 gene encoding electroneutral sodium bicarbonate exchanger 1 isoform X1 has protein sequence MPAENSDQESMLSYQRPGEEAVVDHGGTSSVLNIHYEKEELEGHRTLFVGVRMPMDRPSHRHHRPHSSRHRRRSDRMRAGGSAQDDDNSESTPGAHDTPSQRVRFILGTEEDEEHVAHELFTELDEICVKEGKDAEWKETARWLKFEEDVEDGGERWSKPYVATLSLHSLFELRSCIINGTVLLDMKAGSIEEIADLVLEKQETPHELDDSVRMKVREALLKRHHHQNDKKRNNLLPMVKTLTEANRRHSETHFMDKTGLATSPQPPTTSTDIKNGATSEIGQMDLSKVDTHFMKKIPTGAEASNVLVGELDFLERSIVAFVRLSPAVLLTGLTEVPIPTRFLFILLGPDGKAQQYHEIGRSMATIMTDEIFHDVAYKAKDRTDLLAGIDEFLDQVTVLPPGEWDPSIRIEPPKCVPSQEKRKMPGVPNGTAVTVEEELHAEHHGPELQRTGRLFGGLILDLKRKAPYYLSDFKDGLTLQCVASFLFLYCACMSPVITFGGLLGEATEGQISAIESLLGASMTGVAYSLFAGQPLTILGSTGPVLVFEKILFKFCKDYDLSYLSLRTCIGLWTAFLCLLLVATDASSLVCYITRFTEEAFAALICLIFIYEALEKLFYLGELYPINRHSDLDKLTLAYCRCAEPDNPSNKTLEVWNQRNITASAVPWTNLTVTECLDLQGQFIGPSCGHHGPYTPDVLFWSSILFFGTFLMSSFLKQFKASRYFPTRVRSMISDFAVFLTIVFMVLIDYIIGVPSQKLQVPSKFKPTRDDRGWVMNPIGRNPWWTVLAALIPALLCTILIFMDQQITAVIINRKEHKLVKGCGYHLDLLMVGVMLAVCSMLGLPWFVAATVLSISHVNSLKLESESSAPGEQPRFLGIQEQRLTGLFIFLLMGCSVFMTGLLQFIPMPVLYGVFLYMGVSSLKGIQLFDRLKLFGMPAKHQPDFIYLRHVPLRKVHLFTLTQLTCLVLLWVIKHSPAAIVFPMMVLALVFIRKLLDFCFSKRELSYLDDLMPENRKKKLDDDSKKAEEQESQEMLVDESGESDNKDTVQIPMESKPLHSPRTPDPRTDPSDINISDEMSKTTVWKSLNSNNMDTQRASTHKKVRFNLS, from the exons AGGCCTGGTGAGGAAGCAGTGGTGGACCATGGAGGCACTAGCTCAGTTCTGAATATCCATTATGAGAAAGAAGAGCTCGAGG GTCACAGGACTCTTTTTGTGGGTGTGCGGATGCCCATGGACAGACCGTCTCACCGTCATCACCGGCCGCACAGTTCCAGACACCGCCGCAGATCTGACAGGATGAGGGCTGGAGGCTCAGCTCAGGACGACGACAACTCAGAAAGTACCCCAGGGGCACACG ATACTCCATCCCAGAGGGTTCGGTTTATTCTGGGCACTGAGGAGGACGAGGAGCATGTGGCACATGAACTCTTCACAGAGCTTGATGAAATCTGTGTTAAAGAGGGCAAAGATGCAGAGTGGAAAGAAACTGCAAG GTGGCTAAAGTTCGAAGAAGATGTGGAGGATGGAGGAGAGAGGTGGAGTAAGCCGTATGTAGCCACTCTCTCTCTCCACAGTCTGTTTGAACTGCGCAGCTGCATCATTAATGGGACCGTCCTGCTGGACATGAAGGCAGGCAGCATTGAGGAAATAGCAG ATTTGGTGCTTGAAAAACAGGAGACGCCTCATGAACTGGATGACAGTGTGAGAATGAAGGTCCGAGAGGCACTTTTGAAGCGGCATCACCACCAGAATGACAAGAAGAGGAACAACTTGTTGCCTATGGTCAAAACCCTCACAGAAGCCAACAGGAGACATAGTGAAACTCACTTTATGGACAAGACAG GTCTTGCAACATCTCCTCAGCCTCCAACAACAAGCACAGATATAAAGAACGGAGCAACGTCAGAGATTGGCCAGATGGATCTCAGCAAG GTGGACACACATTTCATGAAAAAGATTCCTACTGGAGCAGAAGCTTCCAATGTGCTGGTTGGAGAGCTGGACTTTTTAGAGAGATCCATCGTTGCATTTGTTCGCTTGTCTCCAGCTGTACTGCTGACTGGACTCACTGAAGTTCCCATTCCCACAAG ATTCTTGTTCATTTTGCTTGGTCCTGATGGAAAAGCCCAGCAGTACCATGAAATTGGTCGCTCCATGGCCACCATCATGACAGATGAG ATTTTCCATGATGTTGCATATAAGGCTAAGGACAGGACGGATTTGTTAGCTGGTATAGATGAGTTTCTTGATCAAGTGACAGTTCTGCCCCCAGGGGAATGGGACCCGTCCATACGCATAGAACCTCCTAAATGTGTCCCATCACAG GAGAAGAGAAAAATGCCGGGAGTGCCGAATGGTACAGCTGTTACTGTTGAGGAAGAGCTACACGCAGAACACCATGGGCCGGAACTGCAGAGAAcaggaag GCTGTTTGGAGGATTGATTTTGGATTTAAAGAGGAAAGCTCCATATTATCTGAGTGACTTTAAAGACGGCCTGACTCTGCAGTGTGTAGCTTCTTTTCTTTTCCTGTACTGTGCCTGTATGTCACCTGTAATCACATTTGGAGGACTTCTGGGAGAGGCAACAGAAGGACAAATT agtgctATTGAGTCTCTTTTAGGAGCATCTATGACTGGAGTAGCATACTCTCTGTTTGCTGGACAGCCATTAACTATTCTGGGCAGCACTGGACCCGTCCTGGTCTTCGAAAAGATTCTCTTCAAGTTCTGCAA AGACTACGATCTCTCATACCTTTCCCTGCGCACATGTATAGGCCTTTGGACGGCTTTCCTGTGTCTGCTTCTTGTTGCAACGGATGCCAGCTCTTTAGTCTGTTACATCACACGTTTTACAGAGGAAGCTTTTGCTGCGCTCATTTGTCTTATCTTCATTTATGAAGCACTGGAGAAACTTTTCTATCTTGGAGAATTGTACCCGATCAACAGGCATTCCGATCTGGACAAACTCACCCTGGCCTA CTGTAGGTGTGCAGAGCCTGATAATCCCAGTAATAAAACACTGGAAGTGTGGAATCAGAGGAACATCACGGCCTCTGCAGTGCCATGGACCAACCTTACTGTAACG gaGTGTTTAGATCTCCAGGGTCAGTTTATTGGACCTTCGTGTGGACATCACGGTCCCTATACCCCTGATGTGCTCTTCTGGTCATCCATCTTGTTCTTTGGTACCTTTTTAATGTCTAGCTTCCTGAAACAGTTTAAGGCTAGCAGATACTTTCCAACACGG GTGCGGTCAATGATCAGTGATTTTGCGGTGTTCCTCACCATTGTTTTCATGGTCCTGATTGATTATATCATTGGAGTTCCATCCCAAAAATTACAAGTCCCCAGCAAGTTCAAG CCTACACGTGATGATCGTGGTTGGGTGATGAACCCAATTGGGCGCAACCCATGGTGGACAGTACTGGCTGCCTTAATACCAGCTCTCCTCTGCACCATTCTCATCTTCATGGACCAACAGATCACTGCAGTCATTATAAACCGCAAAGAGCACAAACTGGTG AAAGGCTGTGGGTACCATTTGGATCTGCTGATGGTCGGGGTGATGTTGGCTGTATGTTCTATGTTGGGATTGCCCTGGTTTGTAGCAGCGACCGTCCTGTCAATATCCCACGTCAACAGCCTGAAGCTGGAGTCTGAAAGCTCAGCCCCTGGAGAACAGCCTCGTTTCCTGGGTATTCAAGAACAGAGGCTGACTGGATTGTTTATCTTTCTGCTCATGGGCTGCTCTGTGTTCATGACTGGATTGTTACAG TTCATTCCCATGCCGGTTCTCTATGGTGTTTTTCTTTATATGGGCGTCTCATCTCTGAAAGGCATTCAG TTGTTTGACCGTCTGAAGCTGTTTGGCATGCCAGCGAAGCATCAGCCAGACTTTATTTATCTCCGCCATGTTCCTCTGAGGAAGGTTCACTTGTTCACTCTGACCCAACTTACCTGCCTTGTGCTGCTCTGGGTCATTAAACATTCCCCTGCCGCAATCGTGTTTCCTATGATG GTCCTGGCATTAGTGTTCATCCGCAAGCTGCTGGACTTCTGTTTTTCCAAACGGGAGCTTAGTTACCTTGATGATCTGATGCCTGAGAATAGAAAGAAGAAGCTGGATGATGATTCCAAGAAAGCAGAGGAG CAGGAATCACAGGAGATGCTGGTGGATGAATCTGGGGAATCGGACAACAAAGACACAGTGCAGATCCCAATGGAGAGCAAACCTCTACACTCTCCTCGAACCCCAGACCCAAG GACTGATCCCTCTGACATTAACATATCTgatgaaatgtctaaaactacTGTCTGGAAATCCCTCAATTCCAATAACATGGACACACAACGCGCAAGCACACATAAAAAG gTCAGATTCAATTTGTCATGA